The following coding sequences lie in one Polynucleobacter asymbioticus genomic window:
- a CDS encoding PTS sugar transporter subunit IIA, whose protein sequence is MVGIVIVAHTPVASAMLGFAEHAFGVVPERVRAVDIPPYEDTKASFDRLLKAAYGVNTGQGVLILTDVMGATPANVASKLEALGPLSGLNAPVIVLAGLNLPMLMRCISHRGEDLEELAKKALLGGQNGILRLGTKTPQATTEK, encoded by the coding sequence ATGGTTGGAATCGTTATAGTTGCCCACACCCCAGTAGCAAGCGCGATGCTTGGTTTTGCTGAGCATGCATTTGGTGTGGTGCCAGAGAGGGTAAGGGCTGTTGATATTCCGCCCTACGAAGATACAAAAGCCAGCTTCGACCGATTGTTGAAAGCGGCCTATGGAGTTAACACAGGACAGGGCGTTTTAATACTGACTGATGTCATGGGCGCGACCCCAGCTAATGTGGCATCTAAGCTTGAAGCTTTGGGACCATTATCCGGTTTAAATGCACCCGTGATTGTCTTGGCTGGATTAAATCTACCGATGCTGATGCGCTGCATCTCTCATCGTGGTGAGGACTTGGAAGAGCTGGCTAAAAAGGCGCTTCTAGGTGGTCAAAATGGAATTCTGCGCTTAGGCACTAAAACACCACAAGCCACTACGGAGAAATAG
- the gshB gene encoding glutathione synthase: MNFLFIADPLESFKISKDSTLAMMRVAQEAGHQLWFCESRNILWRDDFVVADCQSLEIKPSSTSWFELGPIEDRPLNTFNAVMMRTDPPFDIEYLNTTWLLSAAVRQGAKVFNNPTAIRDHSEKISITEFPELIPPTLVTRELSAIEVFHQEYQDIVIKPLDGMGGMGVFRVGPDGLNLASIVETLGENGARTLMVQRFLPEISQGDKRVLLIGGEVVPFALARIPQGSEIRGNLAAGGKGVAMALTDAEIKVAERLAPVLNARGLFLVGLDLIGAYVTEINVTSPTCFVEITEQSGFDVPKFWLTALEKALA, from the coding sequence ATGAACTTTCTTTTCATTGCTGATCCTCTAGAGTCTTTTAAGATTAGTAAAGACTCTACCTTGGCAATGATGCGAGTTGCGCAAGAAGCAGGACACCAACTTTGGTTTTGCGAAAGTCGAAATATTCTCTGGAGAGATGACTTTGTAGTGGCTGATTGTCAGTCCCTCGAAATTAAGCCAAGCAGTACATCCTGGTTTGAATTGGGTCCCATAGAAGATCGCCCATTAAATACCTTTAACGCAGTCATGATGCGTACTGATCCACCGTTTGATATTGAATATCTCAATACCACTTGGCTATTGTCAGCTGCCGTTCGTCAGGGTGCGAAAGTTTTTAATAATCCAACAGCTATTCGGGATCACTCCGAAAAGATATCTATCACAGAGTTTCCGGAACTCATTCCACCAACTTTAGTGACACGTGAACTCAGTGCGATTGAAGTATTTCATCAAGAGTATCAAGATATTGTCATTAAGCCCCTCGATGGTATGGGTGGCATGGGCGTATTTCGCGTGGGGCCCGATGGTTTAAATCTTGCCAGCATCGTTGAGACGCTTGGTGAAAATGGTGCGCGTACTCTTATGGTGCAAAGATTCTTGCCAGAAATATCCCAAGGCGATAAACGAGTGTTGCTGATCGGTGGTGAGGTGGTGCCATTTGCACTAGCCCGCATTCCACAAGGCAGTGAAATTAGAGGCAACCTAGCTGCCGGTGGCAAAGGGGTAGCTATGGCACTAACAGATGCTGAGATAAAGGTTGCAGAGCGTCTTGCCCCTGTATTGAATGCCCGCGGCTTGTTCTTGGTAGGATTGGATTTAATTGGCGCATATGTCACCGAAATTAATGTGACTAGCCCAACGTGTTTTGTAGAAATTACTGAGCAAAGCGGATTTGATGTTCCGAAATTTTGGTTAACAGCGCTTGAAAAGGCATTGGCATAA